From one Triticum urartu cultivar G1812 chromosome 3, Tu2.1, whole genome shotgun sequence genomic stretch:
- the LOC125547288 gene encoding serpin-Z2A-like yields the protein MELTLDFLHTATESYKAEIRAVDFAEDEVREETRKEINQWAAAETNNLIWEILPEGSLTDHSRFVLTNAIYFKGAWETRFPENLTEDHEFHRLDGADPVDVPFMTLPGTCELFVSYNEGFKVLKLPYKAGDDAMSRYSMCVFLPDEDDGLHACCANNAMVSTLADMGGSLLDHVPKLRSRVRELMLPKFKLSFFCRLAQVLRGLGLREAFTEEAADLSGIMDKSVCDVRLDEVFHKAVVEVNEEGTVAAACAAVIGRKKKCAMRLEFIADHPFAFYIVEEVSGAVVFAGHVLDPSSSP from the exons ATGGAGCTCACGCTGGACTTCCTCCACACCGCCACCGAGTCCTACAAGGCAGAGATACGCGCCGTCGACTTCGCTGAG GATGAGGTCAGGGAGGAGACCAGGAAGGAGATCAACCAGTGGGCGGCGGCGGAGACGAACAATCTCATCTGGGAGATCCTGCCGGAGGGTTCATTGACCGACCACTCGAGGTTCGTGCTCACCAACGCCATCTACTTCAAGGGCGCGTGGGAGACCCGCTTCCCAGAGAACCTCACCGAGGACCATGAGTTCCACCGCCTAGACGGCGCCGACCCCGTCGACGTCCCCTTCATGACCCTGCCGGGAACATGCGAGCTCTTCGTCTCATACAATGAAGGCTTCAAGGTGCTCAAGCTCCCCTACAAGGCCGGTGATGATGCCATGTCGCGGTACTCGATGTGCGTCTTCCTCCCGGACGAGGACGACGGGCTGCACGCCT gcTGTGCCAACAACGCCATGGTCAGCACTCTTGCGGATATGGGTGGCTCCCTGCTTGACCACGTGCCGAAGCTCCGAAGCAGAGTGAGGGAGCTTATGCTGCCCAAGTTCAAGCTGTCATTCTTTTGTCGTCTCGCCCAAGTCCTTCGAGGCCTAGGGCTTCGGGAGGCGTTCACCGAGGAGGCCGCCGACCTGTCTGGCATCATGGACAAGAGCGTCTGTGACGTGCGCTTGGACGAGGTGTTCCACAAGGCCGTCGTCGAGGTGAATGAGGAGGGCACCGTGGCGGCTGCCTGCGCCGCCGTCATCGGCCGCAAGAAGAAATGTGCAATGAGGTTGGAGTTCATCGCCGACCACCCTTTTGCGTTTTATATCGTGGAGGAGGTCTCAGGGGCCGTGGTCTTTGCCGGTCATGTACTGGACCCATCTAGCTCACCGTAA